Proteins from a single region of Chromobacterium sp. ATCC 53434:
- a CDS encoding serine/threonine protein kinase, whose translation MDNTSPPFAGLTPDTILDAVESLGLRASGSLLALNSYENRVYQIGMDDGAPLVAKFYRPERWSDEAILEEHAFSLQLAEREIPAVPPQVFEGRTLHGHAGFRFALFERRGGRVPELDRDETLQWVGRFLGRIHALGRTESYRHRPSLDIDSFGREPVDFILAGNRLPPELVAVYRGVAEQALTGVARCFERAGAVGTLRLHGDCHVGNLLWTDAGPHFVDFDDSRTGPAVQDLWMLLSGDRADQSRQLAEVLAGYEDFCEFDQRELNLLEALRTLRLLHYSAWLARRWHDPAFPAAFPWFGGQRYWEEQILSLREQIALMDEAPLWSC comes from the coding sequence ATGGACAACACATCGCCCCCGTTCGCCGGCCTGACGCCGGACACCATACTCGACGCCGTCGAAAGCCTGGGCCTGCGCGCCAGCGGCAGCCTGCTGGCGCTGAACAGCTACGAAAACCGCGTCTACCAGATAGGCATGGACGACGGCGCGCCGCTGGTGGCCAAGTTCTATCGCCCTGAGCGCTGGAGCGACGAGGCCATTCTCGAGGAGCACGCGTTTTCCTTGCAGCTGGCCGAGCGCGAAATTCCAGCGGTGCCGCCGCAGGTCTTCGAAGGGCGCACGCTGCACGGCCACGCCGGTTTCCGCTTCGCGCTGTTCGAACGCCGCGGCGGCCGGGTGCCGGAATTGGACCGCGACGAGACGCTGCAATGGGTGGGCCGCTTCCTGGGCCGCATCCACGCGCTGGGCCGCACCGAGTCCTACCGCCACCGCCCGTCGCTGGACATCGACAGCTTCGGCCGCGAGCCGGTGGATTTCATCTTGGCCGGGAACCGGCTTCCGCCGGAGCTCGTCGCGGTGTACCGCGGCGTGGCCGAGCAGGCGCTGACCGGCGTGGCGCGCTGCTTCGAGCGGGCCGGGGCGGTGGGCACGCTGCGGCTGCACGGCGACTGCCACGTCGGCAATCTGCTGTGGACCGACGCCGGCCCGCATTTCGTCGACTTCGACGACAGCCGGACCGGACCGGCGGTGCAGGACTTGTGGATGCTGCTGTCCGGCGATCGGGCCGATCAGTCGCGCCAGCTGGCCGAGGTGCTGGCCGGCTACGAGGATTTCTGCGAATTCGATCAGCGCGAGCTGAATCTGCTGGAGGCGTTGCGTACGCTGCGCCTGCTGCATTACAGCGCCTGGCTGGCCCGGCGCTGGCACGATCCGGCCTTTCCGGCGGCCTTCCCGTGGTTCGGCGGGCAGCGCTACTGGG
- a CDS encoding cation diffusion facilitator family transporter, translating to MNHPFSARDGLDSAERRQAARSSTLVSVAVNLLLSTLQIIAGAWSHSSALIADGVHSLSDLVADFVVLLAGRHSGKGPDSDHQYGHQRYENGASLALGLLLLAVGAGMLYSAAAKFLHPEQIPAVHSLALWIAALALLAKETLFRYMLAVARRVRSSLLVANAWHARSDAASSLVVAAGVAGNLLGYPILDPVAALVVGLLVGKMGLRFAWDALHDLMDRAADENDVAAIRDTLLSTPGIAGIHDLRTRKMGDQILVDVHLEVDGRINVYQAHAITEDAQRRVLQRHPVLDVMTHIDPAGLPHHGGMPAAH from the coding sequence ATGAATCACCCTTTTTCCGCCCGCGACGGCCTGGACAGCGCCGAGCGCCGCCAAGCCGCGCGCAGCAGCACCCTGGTCAGCGTCGCCGTCAACCTGCTGCTGTCGACGCTGCAGATCATAGCCGGCGCCTGGTCCCATTCGTCGGCGCTGATCGCCGACGGCGTCCATTCGCTGTCCGATCTGGTCGCCGACTTCGTCGTCTTGCTGGCCGGCCGCCATAGCGGCAAGGGGCCGGACAGCGACCATCAATACGGCCATCAGCGCTACGAGAACGGCGCCTCGCTGGCGCTGGGCCTGCTGCTGCTGGCGGTCGGCGCCGGCATGCTGTATTCGGCCGCGGCCAAGTTCCTGCACCCGGAACAGATCCCGGCCGTCCACTCGCTGGCGCTGTGGATCGCCGCGCTGGCGCTGCTCGCCAAGGAAACGCTGTTTCGCTACATGCTGGCGGTGGCGCGACGGGTGCGCTCCAGCCTGCTGGTGGCCAACGCCTGGCACGCCCGCTCCGACGCGGCCTCGTCGCTGGTGGTCGCCGCCGGCGTGGCGGGCAATCTGCTCGGCTATCCGATACTGGACCCGGTGGCGGCTCTGGTCGTGGGCTTGCTGGTCGGCAAGATGGGCTTGCGCTTCGCCTGGGACGCGCTGCACGATCTGATGGACCGCGCCGCCGACGAGAACGACGTCGCCGCGATCCGCGACACCCTGCTGTCGACGCCCGGCATCGCCGGCATCCATGATCTGCGCACCCGCAAGATGGGCGATCAGATCCTGGTCGACGTGCACCTGGAGGTGGACGGCCGCATCAATGTCTACCAGGCGCACGCGATCACCGAGGACGCGCAGCGGCGCGTGCTGCAGCGCCATCCAGTGCTGGACGTGATGACCCATATCGACCCGGCCGGCCTGCCCCACCATGGCGGCATGCCTGCCGCGCACTGA
- a CDS encoding DEAD/DEAH box helicase: MLFSELGLSPEILRAIEEQGYSQPTPIQEKAIPLVLSGRDLLAAAQTGTGKTAAFMLPILERLKKFANTSVSPAMHPVRALVLSPTRELADQIGVNVQSYTKYLPLRATTVYGGVNMDPQTQELRRGVEILIATPGRLLDHIQQKAVQFNKVEVLVLDEADRMLDMGFIQDIRKIMSMLPKERQTLLFSATFAPEIKRLASDFMRTPQTVEVARQNATNEQVEQLVFQVDAFKKRQLLAHLIRSREMSQVIVFCKTKISADQLARDLKRDGLDAEAIHGDKTQGTRLETLAAFKEGQLRVLVATDVAARGLDISELPYVVNFEMPNAPEDYVHRIGRTGRAGAKGVAISLMSPEETRQHEAIEKLTKQTLTPQSVDGFWPSWLPRPKSQSQREPQPQREPQPQREFQRQPAQQAQAPVLSAGKGEGLKQARPGRRNRKEKREVPALLLPPRYKVEIIR; encoded by the coding sequence ATGTTGTTTTCCGAACTCGGCTTGTCGCCGGAGATCCTGCGCGCCATCGAAGAGCAGGGCTACAGCCAGCCGACGCCGATCCAGGAGAAGGCGATTCCGTTGGTGTTGTCGGGCCGCGACCTGCTGGCCGCCGCGCAAACCGGCACCGGCAAGACCGCCGCCTTCATGCTGCCGATTCTGGAGCGACTGAAGAAATTCGCCAATACCAGCGTATCGCCGGCGATGCACCCTGTCCGCGCGCTGGTCTTGTCGCCGACGCGCGAGCTGGCCGACCAGATCGGCGTCAACGTGCAAAGCTACACCAAGTATCTGCCGCTGCGCGCCACCACCGTCTACGGCGGCGTCAATATGGATCCGCAGACCCAGGAACTGCGCCGCGGCGTCGAGATCCTGATCGCGACGCCGGGCCGACTGCTGGATCATATCCAGCAGAAGGCCGTGCAATTCAACAAGGTGGAAGTGCTGGTGCTGGACGAAGCCGACCGCATGCTGGACATGGGCTTCATCCAGGATATCCGCAAGATCATGAGCATGCTGCCGAAGGAACGCCAGACGCTGCTGTTCTCCGCGACCTTCGCGCCGGAGATCAAGCGCCTGGCGTCGGACTTCATGCGTACGCCGCAGACCGTCGAGGTGGCGCGTCAGAATGCCACCAACGAGCAGGTGGAACAGCTGGTGTTCCAGGTCGACGCGTTCAAGAAGCGCCAGTTGCTGGCGCATCTGATCCGCTCGCGGGAAATGAGCCAGGTCATCGTGTTCTGCAAGACCAAGATCAGCGCCGACCAGCTGGCGCGCGATTTGAAGCGCGACGGTCTGGACGCCGAGGCCATCCACGGCGACAAGACCCAGGGCACCCGGCTGGAGACGCTGGCGGCGTTCAAGGAAGGCCAGCTGCGCGTCTTGGTGGCCACCGATGTCGCCGCGCGTGGCCTGGACATTTCCGAGCTGCCGTATGTCGTGAATTTCGAGATGCCCAACGCGCCGGAGGACTATGTCCACCGGATCGGCCGCACCGGCCGCGCCGGCGCCAAGGGCGTGGCGATTTCTCTGATGAGCCCGGAGGAAACCCGCCAGCACGAGGCGATCGAGAAGCTGACCAAGCAGACGCTGACGCCGCAGAGCGTCGACGGCTTCTGGCCGTCCTGGCTGCCGCGGCCGAAGTCGCAGTCGCAGCGCGAGCCTCAGCCCCAGCGCGAACCTCAGCCTCAGCGCGAATTCCAGCGGCAGCCCGCGCAGCAGGCGCAGGCGCCGGTGTTGAGCGCCGGCAAGGGCGAAGGCCTGAAGCAGGCTCGGCCGGGGCGGCGCAACCGCAAGGAGAAGCGCGAGGTGCCGGCGCTGCTGTTGCCGCCGCGCTACAAGGTCGAGATCATCCGTTAA
- a CDS encoding CobD/CbiB family protein, with translation MTLISLILALALEQLRPLGNRNRVWLLFTRYANHLERNLNAGAERHGVLAWLVAILPAVALSLLLFYSLKAVSPLLALAFNVLMLYLTMGFRHFSGAFSDISQALAEGRELDARVALANWTGQATAELSVEEISRLAIEQGILDSYRHVFGTMFWFVVLPGPSGALLYRLCSMLNQKWGSRDVDEDPFGRFAARAAAWLDWIPVRLTAAAFAIMGDFEDAIYCWRSQARTWGNYANGILLASAAGALGVKLGDPLRQDYSVKYRPELGLGDEADPSFLKSAVGLVWRSALLWLAVTLLISVASHMG, from the coding sequence ATGACTCTGATCTCCCTGATTCTCGCCCTGGCCCTGGAGCAGCTGAGACCGCTCGGCAATCGCAACCGGGTGTGGTTGTTGTTTACCCGTTATGCCAACCATCTCGAGCGTAATCTGAACGCCGGCGCCGAACGCCATGGCGTTTTGGCCTGGCTGGTTGCCATCCTGCCGGCGGTGGCCTTGAGCCTGCTGCTGTTCTATTCGCTGAAAGCGGTGAGTCCGCTGCTGGCGCTGGCCTTCAATGTGCTGATGCTGTACCTGACCATGGGCTTCCGCCATTTTTCCGGCGCATTCTCAGATATCTCGCAGGCGCTGGCCGAGGGGCGGGAGCTGGATGCGCGGGTGGCGCTGGCCAACTGGACCGGACAGGCGACCGCGGAATTGTCGGTGGAGGAAATTTCCCGGCTGGCGATAGAACAGGGCATCCTGGACAGCTATCGCCACGTGTTCGGCACCATGTTCTGGTTCGTGGTGTTGCCGGGGCCGTCCGGCGCGCTGCTGTACCGCTTGTGTTCTATGCTGAATCAGAAATGGGGCAGCCGCGACGTGGACGAGGATCCGTTCGGGCGCTTCGCGGCGCGGGCCGCGGCCTGGCTGGACTGGATTCCGGTGAGGCTGACCGCCGCCGCCTTCGCGATCATGGGCGATTTCGAGGATGCGATCTATTGTTGGCGTTCCCAGGCCAGGACCTGGGGCAATTACGCCAACGGCATCCTGCTCGCCTCGGCCGCCGGCGCGCTGGGCGTGAAACTGGGCGATCCGCTCAGACAGGACTATTCGGTGAAATACCGGCCGGAGCTGGGGCTGGGCGACGAGGCCGATCCCAGCTTTCTGAAAAGCGCGGTCGGATTGGTCTGGCGTTCCGCCCTGTTGTGGCTGGCGGTGACGTTGCTGATCAGCGTGGCCAGCCATATGGGCTGA
- a CDS encoding flagella synthesis protein FlgN has translation MSVIDEFVNFCRDEAELVSRLVAFLEEEQKLLINGEERKLESLSDSKSQVLDELARQSAARGNLMASLGVLDRDTLYIWLADKPSACEAWTDLEDAVNRAQSINQLNGSFVNDKLAKVEESLGVLRAAAAATLGYDRGGNQREAVTGRRLLGSA, from the coding sequence ATGTCAGTCATCGATGAGTTTGTGAATTTCTGCCGGGACGAGGCCGAACTCGTGTCCCGGCTGGTTGCGTTTCTGGAAGAAGAACAGAAGCTGTTGATCAACGGCGAGGAACGCAAGCTGGAGTCGCTGTCCGACAGCAAGAGCCAGGTGCTGGACGAACTGGCGCGGCAGTCGGCGGCGCGCGGCAACCTGATGGCGTCGCTGGGCGTGCTGGATCGCGACACGCTGTACATCTGGCTGGCCGACAAGCCGTCGGCCTGCGAGGCCTGGACCGATCTGGAAGACGCGGTCAACCGCGCGCAGAGCATCAATCAGCTGAACGGTAGCTTTGTCAACGACAAGCTGGCCAAGGTCGAGGAGTCGCTGGGCGTGTTGCGCGCCGCCGCCGCCGCCACGCTGGGCTACGACCGCGGCGGCAATCAGCGCGAAGCGGTCACCGGGCGCCGTCTGCTTGGTTCGGCCTGA
- the flgM gene encoding flagellar biosynthesis anti-sigma factor FlgM, whose amino-acid sequence MKIDNSGKLSGTYGTQGKTAARAPSSSASSAGSSSDNVQINSVASRLSAIGNDPSTQQPSFDAAKVESIKSAIANGSFSINADKIADGLISSAQELLNG is encoded by the coding sequence ATGAAAATCGACAATTCGGGCAAGCTGTCCGGCACCTACGGCACGCAGGGCAAGACTGCCGCTCGTGCGCCGTCAAGTTCCGCCAGCAGCGCCGGCAGCAGCAGCGACAATGTGCAGATCAATTCGGTCGCCAGCCGTCTGAGCGCGATCGGCAACGATCCCAGCACGCAGCAACCGTCGTTCGACGCCGCCAAGGTGGAGTCGATCAAGTCCGCGATCGCCAACGGCAGCTTCAGCATCAACGCCGACAAGATCGCCGACGGCCTGATCTCTTCGGCCCAGGAGCTGTTGAACGGCTGA
- the flgA gene encoding flagellar basal body P-ring formation chaperone FlgA has translation MKINEKRVGVALNRAMAPGEQITADDVRLVDISNPALAGNVLTDASQAIGQVMRTGAPTGAWLRNFMVRAPYLVRSNQQVKVMAQGDGFSAEAEGTALGNAAQGDQISVRLSTGRVVRGMVQADGSVAVVF, from the coding sequence GTGAAGATCAACGAAAAGCGCGTCGGCGTGGCGCTGAACCGGGCGATGGCGCCCGGAGAGCAGATCACCGCCGACGACGTCAGGCTGGTCGACATCAGCAATCCGGCGCTGGCCGGCAATGTGTTGACCGACGCCAGCCAGGCGATCGGCCAGGTGATGCGGACCGGCGCGCCGACCGGGGCCTGGCTGCGCAACTTCATGGTGCGCGCGCCTTATCTGGTGCGCAGCAACCAGCAGGTCAAGGTGATGGCGCAGGGCGACGGCTTCAGCGCCGAGGCCGAAGGCACGGCGCTGGGCAACGCCGCCCAGGGCGACCAGATCAGCGTGCGGCTGAGCACCGGCAGGGTAGTGCGAGGCATGGTGCAGGCCGACGGCAGCGTGGCCGTGGTTTTCTAG
- a CDS encoding autotransporter outer membrane beta-barrel domain-containing protein, whose protein sequence is MRSRLTVIALATALTMPAVANAYSNFYFFGDSLSDIGAFGGQGGLPVGAHWTYQNKPNWTSVLTGHYGQSSVANNPSNPQNTSSTGNNYAQGGAVAQSYQSITQFPGTTGASGSVEQFGPDGQTAILELPTQVQNYLASTGGKANPNAVYSVWIGGNDLSAAAGTLSSDTTGTTATKLLATSAATASQLIGALQGAGAKTIIVPNVPNLASAPAALYQTVQGVATAVGQGAGLSGANLAAYVNNAVGAAWTAVSSGNATQANQATVIAQALAAANTAMGAPDSVTTLTARYNTTLAALQQLTSGYNSLVDLSLQTSGQQHGVVRANIAQLMTEISANPGKYGFTNTIGSICAADAITCSQSAYNQNYVFTDGLHPTPAAHQIIGDYIYGLLQAPYFAGAIPEASLSNARQLGGALDARYQAIRSQQRAVGTVSAFVDGAFSSDKVGYDNGLSAKPKGQLYTLGIDYQATPALSVGIAMSRQQGKTDIDSGGSAGSINDRSTLMSGLVSYNQDKFWVDGDLHIGSGDLDLSRNVTLGSASITESGKTHATQYGVRVGGGYRLQYRGLTTGPVAGLEYNYANINGYNEQNGDSSSMWYNGQHISSLIGRVGWQLDATIGKFSPYAKVSLAHEFKQDDRSVTSGLTSSIGDWTTNLGKPGSNWMEWTAGVSANFSKSVTAFGQLTATSGRNGGNQAGGNIGVAVSF, encoded by the coding sequence ATGCGCAGCCGCCTGACCGTTATCGCCCTGGCCACCGCACTAACCATGCCCGCCGTAGCCAACGCTTACAGCAATTTCTATTTCTTCGGGGACAGCCTGTCCGACATCGGCGCCTTTGGGGGCCAAGGCGGCCTGCCTGTCGGCGCTCACTGGACTTATCAGAACAAGCCCAACTGGACATCCGTCCTGACGGGACACTACGGCCAGAGCTCCGTCGCCAACAATCCGAGCAATCCGCAGAACACCAGCAGCACGGGCAACAACTATGCCCAGGGCGGCGCCGTTGCGCAGAGCTATCAATCGATTACCCAGTTCCCGGGCACAACCGGCGCGAGCGGCTCCGTCGAGCAGTTCGGCCCGGACGGTCAGACCGCCATTCTGGAACTGCCGACCCAGGTGCAGAACTACCTCGCCTCCACCGGAGGCAAGGCCAATCCCAATGCCGTGTATTCGGTATGGATAGGCGGCAACGACTTGTCGGCAGCGGCAGGCACGCTGAGTTCGGACACGACGGGCACGACCGCGACCAAGCTGTTGGCCACCTCCGCGGCCACGGCCAGCCAATTGATCGGCGCCTTGCAAGGCGCCGGCGCGAAAACCATCATCGTCCCGAACGTCCCCAATCTCGCGTCGGCCCCTGCCGCGCTGTACCAGACCGTGCAAGGCGTGGCCACCGCGGTCGGCCAGGGCGCGGGCCTCAGCGGCGCGAACCTGGCAGCCTATGTCAACAATGCGGTAGGCGCCGCCTGGACGGCTGTCAGCAGCGGCAACGCAACGCAGGCCAACCAGGCAACCGTCATTGCCCAAGCATTGGCGGCCGCCAACACCGCGATGGGCGCGCCGGACTCCGTCACGACCCTGACCGCGCGCTACAACACCACGCTGGCCGCCTTGCAGCAACTGACCAGCGGCTATAACAGCCTGGTCGACCTCAGCCTGCAGACCAGCGGACAACAGCATGGCGTTGTGCGCGCGAACATTGCCCAGCTGATGACGGAAATCAGCGCCAATCCGGGCAAGTACGGTTTCACCAACACGATTGGCTCGATCTGCGCTGCCGACGCCATCACCTGCTCGCAGTCGGCCTACAACCAGAACTACGTATTCACCGACGGCCTGCACCCGACGCCCGCCGCGCATCAGATCATAGGCGACTACATCTATGGCCTGCTGCAGGCGCCGTACTTCGCCGGCGCCATCCCGGAAGCGTCGTTGAGCAACGCCCGCCAGCTGGGCGGCGCGCTCGACGCCCGCTATCAGGCGATACGCTCGCAGCAACGCGCGGTCGGCACCGTCAGCGCCTTCGTCGACGGCGCCTTCAGCAGCGACAAGGTCGGCTACGACAACGGCCTGAGCGCCAAGCCCAAGGGCCAGCTGTACACGCTGGGCATAGACTACCAGGCCACCCCCGCGCTGAGCGTCGGCATCGCGATGTCGCGCCAGCAGGGCAAGACCGATATCGACAGCGGCGGCTCGGCCGGCAGCATCAACGACCGCAGCACGCTGATGAGCGGCCTGGTCAGCTACAACCAGGACAAGTTCTGGGTGGACGGCGACCTGCATATCGGCTCCGGCGATCTGGACCTGAGCCGCAATGTGACGCTGGGTTCGGCCTCGATCACCGAAAGCGGCAAGACCCACGCCACCCAGTACGGCGTGCGCGTCGGCGGCGGCTACCGCCTGCAGTACCGCGGCCTCACCACCGGTCCGGTGGCCGGCCTGGAATACAACTACGCCAACATCAACGGCTACAACGAGCAGAACGGCGACAGCAGCAGCATGTGGTACAACGGCCAGCACATCAGCTCGCTGATCGGCCGCGTCGGCTGGCAGCTGGACGCCACCATCGGCAAGTTCAGCCCGTACGCCAAGGTCAGCCTCGCCCACGAGTTCAAGCAGGACGACCGCAGCGTGACTTCCGGCCTGACGTCCAGCATAGGCGACTGGACCACCAATCTCGGCAAGCCGGGCAGCAACTGGATGGAATGGACCGCCGGCGTCAGCGCCAACTTCAGCAAGAGCGTCACCGCCTTCGGCCAGCTGACCGCCACCAGCGGCAGAAACGGCGGCAACCAGGCCGGCGGCAATATCGGCGTCGCGGTCTCGTTCTGA